The Peribacillus sp. FSL E2-0218 genome contains a region encoding:
- a CDS encoding cytochrome b6, which translates to MLTKLYDWVDERLDITPLWRDIADHEVPEHVNPAHHFSAFVYCFGGLTFFITVIQILSGMFLTMYYVPDIKNAWESVYYLQNEVAFGQIVRGMHHWGASLVIVMMFLHTLRVFFQGAYKKPRELNWMVGVLIFFIMLALGLTGYLLPWDMKALFATKVTLTIVDSVPLMGPALRALIAGDPTVVGAQTLTRFFAIHVFFLPAALFALLAAHFLMIRKQGISGPL; encoded by the coding sequence TTGTTAACAAAGTTATATGACTGGGTGGACGAGCGTTTAGACATTACGCCGTTATGGCGGGATATTGCTGACCATGAGGTTCCTGAACATGTTAACCCCGCACATCATTTTTCCGCATTCGTATATTGTTTTGGTGGGTTAACATTCTTCATCACGGTCATCCAAATCTTATCAGGCATGTTCTTGACGATGTACTATGTCCCGGACATTAAAAACGCTTGGGAATCTGTTTATTATTTACAAAATGAAGTGGCCTTCGGTCAAATTGTCCGTGGAATGCATCACTGGGGAGCAAGTCTGGTCATTGTTATGATGTTTTTACATACTCTTCGTGTCTTCTTCCAGGGAGCTTACAAAAAACCGCGTGAATTGAACTGGATGGTCGGCGTATTGATTTTCTTCATCATGCTGGCATTAGGATTGACTGGTTATTTACTGCCATGGGATATGAAAGCGCTATTTGCGACGAAAGTTACTTTGACAATTGTCGATTCGGTACCGTTAATGGGTCCGGCACTCAGGGCCTTGATCGCAGGAGATCCAACCGTCGTTGGAGCACAGACACTGACACGATTCTTCGCCATTCATGTATTCTTCCTGCCTGCAGCATTATTTGCTTTACTGGCGGCTCATTTCCTAATGATCCGAAAACAAGGTATTTCAGGTCCACTTTAA
- a CDS encoding ubiquinol-cytochrome c reductase iron-sulfur subunit: MSKHNVSRRQFLNYTLTGVGGFMAAGMLMPMVRFAIDPVLSADKGGDFVATKQKVSELTAEPTRVDFSFKQVDGWYESEETNTAWVYKMDDGKIIALSPICKHLGCTVAWNTDKSNPNQFFCPCHYGRYTKDGVNVKGTPPVKPLDVYETKEKDGILYLGRLKPHGEA; the protein is encoded by the coding sequence ATGAGCAAGCATAATGTTTCACGACGTCAATTCCTTAATTACACACTGACTGGCGTTGGTGGATTTATGGCGGCCGGTATGTTGATGCCGATGGTAAGGTTTGCGATCGATCCTGTATTATCTGCAGATAAAGGCGGGGATTTCGTTGCAACCAAGCAGAAGGTAAGCGAACTGACTGCCGAACCGACTCGTGTTGACTTTAGTTTTAAGCAGGTCGATGGGTGGTATGAGTCCGAAGAAACGAATACAGCTTGGGTTTACAAAATGGATGATGGTAAAATCATTGCTTTATCTCCAATCTGTAAGCATTTAGGCTGTACGGTAGCATGGAATACGGATAAGTCTAATCCGAATCAATTTTTCTGTCCTTGCCATTACGGCAGGTATACGAAAGATGGAGTGAACGTGAAAGGGACACCTCCGGTTAAACCTTTGGATGTCTATGAAACGAAAGAAAAAGATGGAATTCTTTACTTGGGTCGACTAAAACCGCACGGGGAGGCGTAA